CAAGGAAAACAGGGAACCGCGTCAAGGCGATTACATATGTCGGCTGAACATTAAAATTCCAATCATCTCCGGGCGCTGCCTGATTCGCCACCATTTCGCTCGCATAAAACGCAAGGCGCTTCATGAAGTTATCCACTTCACGAATTTGCACTTCAATTTCAATCAAATCTCCCGCATCATCCTTACAATGCAAGTCAAAAATTGCCGTACGCGACGCCTTACTCCCACTGAGGTTCTTCGCCACATTACGAGTCCACACGTTTTTGACAGGCCGTTTAAGTTGCGGTCCCAACAGGTCATTCAACAAATTGATGAGATTCTGGCGACTAGTAGGCTTATCCGGGTCAAAGGCCTTCTTGAAGGCCAAATCTACCAGCAGGTTTGCGTACGGGCTCGTTTCACCCGGCTTCACGATACAGTCCTTGAAGGACTTGCGTTCTTTCATCATACACTCCTCTCCGCCTACAAGCATAAAAAGGCGGGACTTTACGGTTATCCACCCAAAGTATACAAATGCACTTTTGAGCACCACAAAATATAAATTAGCGGATGGTGATTGTCAAGAGATTTTAGTTTTTTTTCAGATCAAATTTTATCAAGACAAAAAAGAGAACGACGCCTCGGATGAAGCGCCGCTCTAAATGTTTTCACAACGGAATAATCCTTATTGTGAATTGCTTTCAGATTTGACAATAATATACATAAAGAAATACAGAAAGTCAATAAATTTTTCACATTTTGCAGAAAAATCAAAAAAATTTCAAAATGACATTATATGTCACAAAAATAATCTATATTTATGGGTTTGTAGTTTTGCGTTTTCGCTTCAAAAATGACGAATTTTATCAAAAAAAGGCATTTTTCCATTCCTTTTTTCGACAAAAAAGTTTATTTTAAATGAGAATAGAAAAAGGAAATCAAATGAAAAAGATTCTTGGACTTGATTTGGGAACCAATTCGATTGGTTGGGCAGTGGTGAATGAAGCGGAAAAGGAAGGCGAAAAGTCTTCTATTGTGAAATTAGGCGTAAGAACCATCAGCTTCGACAATTTTGTAAATACAGCATCAAAAAAAGCCTGCATGGATGCTGTAGCAGATTTTAACGGTGGAAAAAGCATTTCCTGCAATGCAGGGCGAACACAAAGCCGTTCTATGCGACGTAATTTACAGCGTTATAAATTACGTAGAGATCATCTAAGAAAACTACTCAAGGAACATGGCTTTATTGACGATTCGACGATTCTTGCCGAAAAAGGAAACGGCACAACATTTGAAACCTATCGATTAAGAGCCAAAGCAGCCTCTGAAGAGATTTCTTTAACAGAATTTGCACGCGTTTTGTTGATGATCAACAAAAAAAGAGGTTATAAGAGCAATCGAAAAGCAAAGTCTTCTGACGAGGGTTCCCTGATTGACGGTATGGCTATTGCTGAAAAACTCTATAATGAAAATTTAACTCCTGGTCAACTAGTCCTTTCCTTGTTCAATCAAGATAAACGCTACGAACCAGAATTCTATCCATCTGATTTGCAAACGGAATTTGATAAAATTTGGAGTTTTCAAAAAACATTCTATCCAGATGTCTTGACCGAATCCTTAAAGCATAATGTAGAAGGGAAAAATAAATCTGCTACATGGGCTATTTGCAAGACTCCGTTCAACATTGTTGGCATTAAACGATCAACAAAGGGATTCGACCAAAAAAAAGAAGACTACGAATGGCGAGTGAATGCTCTTTCTGAAAAGATTGGGCTAGAGGAATTAGCAATTGTTCTTCAAAATATCAATGGTCAAAAAAGTGGAACAAGTAGTTATCTCGGAAATATTGGTGATCGCAGTAAGGAGTTACGAATTAATCATTTGACTGTTGGACAGTTCCAAATGAATGAATTGGCCAAGAATCCTAACTACAGTCTTAAAAATCAGGTCTTCTATCGTCAAGACTATTTAGATGAATTTGAGACGATTTGGGAAACGCAAGTAAAATTTCATCCGGAATTGACTCCCAAACTAAAGCACGAAATTCGCGATATCACTATATTCTATCAGAGGCCTCTTAAATCACAAAAAAATTTAATCAGCATTTGTGAACTGGAAGGTCGCAAAGTTAATAGAACTATTGATGGGCAAACAAAAACTGTTTTATCAGGCCCTAAAGTTATTCCCGCATCGTCTCCAATTTTTCAAGAATTTCGCATATGGCAAGTTCTAAACAATTTGATGCTAACAAGCAAGGAAACTGGCGAGTATTGCGCATTAAAGCAAGACGAAAAAGAGAAATTATTTGCTGAACTGAATGTAAAGGAGCAATTAAGCAAATCAGATGCGTTAAAAGTTCTATTTAACAAGGAATACCGTGAATACGATTTAAACTTCGATAAACTAGAAGGAAACCGGACTCAATCAAAATTATTTGATGCTTATCGTCGTATTATCGAAATGAGTGGTTACGGAGAATTCAACTTCCAAAAGATGCCTGCAAAAGAAATCTTTAATACCGTTCAGAACTCATTCGAAAAATTGAACATCAGAACAGACTTCTTGAGTTACAATTCCTCATTGACAACTCCAGAACTCGAAAATCAGCCTTTATTCAAACTTTGGCACCTATTATATTCATTCCAAGATGACAAGTCTATTACTGGCAACAGAAATCTCATTGCAAAGATTGGAAATCTTTGTAACATGGAAGAAGACTATGCAGCCATTTTAGCAAGCGTTACCTTTGAAGACGCTTATGGAAGTCTTTCGGCAAAGGCAATTAAAAAGATTTTGCCTTTCATGAAACAAGGTCAAATGTATAGCGACGCTTGTACATCCGCAGGATACAAACACTCAAAACGTTCTCTCACTCGCGATGAATTGGCAAATAAGGTCTATAAAGATCATTTAGACGCACTTCCAATGAACTCGTTAAGGAATCCTGTTGTTGAAAAAATTTTGAACCAAATGGTAAATGTGGTCAATTTAATTATTGACACTTACGGGAAGCCGGATGAAGTTCGAATTGAATTAGCAAGAGAATTGAAGAAGAGCGCCAAAGAACGGGAGGAAATGACAAACGCCATTAAAAAGAGTGCCGCAGATTATGACGATTATAGAAAAATTCTCATAAACGAATTTGGTTTGGAATGTCCCAGCAAAAATGATTTACTTCGTTATAGATTGTATAAGGAACTAGAATCTAACGGATTCAAAACTCTTTATTCAGACACGTATATTCCTCAAGAAAAATTGTTCAGTAAGGAATTTGATATTGAACATATAATTCCCCAGGCAAAGCGTTTCGACGATTCTTTCGCCAACAAAACTCTTGAAAAAAGACAAATCAACATAGAGAAAAGCAACTCTACCGCTTACGATTTTGTCCTTACTAAATATGGAGAAAATGGCGCAGAACAATACAAGTCTCGTATAGACAAAATGTATAACGAAGGAATGATTAGCAAGGCGAAATACAAAAATTTGCTGATGCATGAAGCCGATATTCCTTCTGGATTCATAGAACGTGATTTACGCGATTCTCAATACATTGCGAAGAAAGCTCGCGAGATGCTTGAAGATGTTGTAAAATTTGTGATTCCTACAACAGGAGCAATCACAGACCGTCTCCGTGAAGATTGGCAACTCGTTGATGTTATGCAAGAATTGAATTGGGATAAGTATAACAAACAAGGACTTACAGAAACCTATAAAGACAAAGATGGCAGAACGATTCTTAAGATAATTGACTGGACAAAACGAAATGACCATCGCCATCATGCGATGGACGCTTTAACGATTGCATTTACCAAACGCAGCTATATTCAATATTTGAACAATTTAAATGCTCGTGTACCTAAATCAGAACAGGAATACATAGATTTGGCGGATTATGATTTAAGCAATATAAACCCTGCGGATGTGAAAAGGATTGAAGCTACTATA
This genomic stretch from Fibrobacter sp. UWB15 harbors:
- the cas9 gene encoding type II CRISPR RNA-guided endonuclease Cas9 (Cas9, originally named Csn1, is the large, multifunctional signature protein of type II CRISPR/Cas systems. It is well known even to general audiences because its RNA-guided endonuclease activity has made it a popular tool for custom editing of eukaryotic genomes.), which produces MKKILGLDLGTNSIGWAVVNEAEKEGEKSSIVKLGVRTISFDNFVNTASKKACMDAVADFNGGKSISCNAGRTQSRSMRRNLQRYKLRRDHLRKLLKEHGFIDDSTILAEKGNGTTFETYRLRAKAASEEISLTEFARVLLMINKKRGYKSNRKAKSSDEGSLIDGMAIAEKLYNENLTPGQLVLSLFNQDKRYEPEFYPSDLQTEFDKIWSFQKTFYPDVLTESLKHNVEGKNKSATWAICKTPFNIVGIKRSTKGFDQKKEDYEWRVNALSEKIGLEELAIVLQNINGQKSGTSSYLGNIGDRSKELRINHLTVGQFQMNELAKNPNYSLKNQVFYRQDYLDEFETIWETQVKFHPELTPKLKHEIRDITIFYQRPLKSQKNLISICELEGRKVNRTIDGQTKTVLSGPKVIPASSPIFQEFRIWQVLNNLMLTSKETGEYCALKQDEKEKLFAELNVKEQLSKSDALKVLFNKEYREYDLNFDKLEGNRTQSKLFDAYRRIIEMSGYGEFNFQKMPAKEIFNTVQNSFEKLNIRTDFLSYNSSLTTPELENQPLFKLWHLLYSFQDDKSITGNRNLIAKIGNLCNMEEDYAAILASVTFEDAYGSLSAKAIKKILPFMKQGQMYSDACTSAGYKHSKRSLTRDELANKVYKDHLDALPMNSLRNPVVEKILNQMVNVVNLIIDTYGKPDEVRIELARELKKSAKEREEMTNAIKKSAADYDDYRKILINEFGLECPSKNDLLRYRLYKELESNGFKTLYSDTYIPQEKLFSKEFDIEHIIPQAKRFDDSFANKTLEKRQINIEKSNSTAYDFVLTKYGENGAEQYKSRIDKMYNEGMISKAKYKNLLMHEADIPSGFIERDLRDSQYIAKKAREMLEDVVKFVIPTTGAITDRLREDWQLVDVMQELNWDKYNKQGLTETYKDKDGRTILKIIDWTKRNDHRHHAMDALTIAFTKRSYIQYLNNLNARVPKSEQEYIDLADYDLSNINPADVKRIEATIEQKELYRNEKGKLCFIPPIPLDEFRAQAKEQLENTLISIKARNKVVTRNTNISKGKNGKLNQQQTLTPRGQLHNESIYGSYQAENVKSEKIDAKFTAEKIATVCNAKYRDALLERLNAFNGDAKKAFTGKNALTKSPIYLDEMHTTKIPEIVTTKSYETTYTIRKAVSSQNFKDAKSIEKVIDGKIKQILLDRLAEYDNDAKKAFDNLMDNPIWLNKEKGISIKSVTIRAVNNAVALRKGHDFVNTGNNHHVAIFQDADGNLQEHIVSFYEATQRATKGLPIIDKEYNKEQGWQFLFTMKQNEFFVFPNQETGFDPQKIDLLDSKNNALISPNLYRVQKFTTRDYFFRHHQETMLNDNKKLLGKTWKRGGLSLLNGIVKVRVNHIGQIVSVGEY